A stretch of Arachis hypogaea cultivar Tifrunner chromosome 15, arahy.Tifrunner.gnm2.J5K5, whole genome shotgun sequence DNA encodes these proteins:
- the LOC112751880 gene encoding receptor-like protein EIX2 isoform X2, with the protein MVDDYGILSSWKGRDCCHWNGVRCSNLTAHVISLDLHGDFIVNEYSYIERFLRGKIPRSLVELQHLRYLNLNSNRFEDYHIPEFFGNLTSLRYLDLSSCGFGGRIPTQFGSLPHLTYLNLFDNRLEGSIPYQLGNLSKLEYLNLDLNDFQGTIPSQLGNLSSLHELYLAGSGDSLKMNDDGQWLSTLTSLTHLDLRSILNLNNSYNWIQAISNISTLTELSLINCALSDHFISSQTPILSKFKFPNSLSILDLSYNTFTPSLLFQWLSNVTSNLVELAIDSSLLEGSTPATSNHFDITMQSLERLQISHDQITARDFKSFANICTLSSLEVFGSDLTEDLESILHNLSAGCVTHSLQELYLENNQMTGSIPEDLSIFPFLKELSLDFNQLRGKIPDNIRLPSQLKALSIISNSIQGGIPKSFGNICSLASLDLSHNTLTGELPVAIHHLSGCTRYSLQYLNLQYNQFNGTLPDISIFPSLTDLYLSQNKLNGKVPEGIQFLSQLETLIMNSNSLEGVITDSLFHNLSKLKVLDLTGNSFVLKINPDWIPPFQLQVIMLQHCMVGPYLPKWLQTQKNLMQLDISNAGISDITPEWFWALSTRLNRMNISYNNLTGIIPDFPLRLTEYPSINLAANQFEGSIPAFLRRAVSLDLSNNKFSDVTSFVCANDTAEGLGQLDISKNYLSGQIPDCWENFKSLAYIDVSNNNFSGQVPTSMGSVVELRVLILRNNSLTGELPSSMKHCKNLVMLDAGENKLSGIIPSWIGSSLQQLQMLSLRKNHFFGSIPSSLCFLNGIRFLDLSVNHLWGPIPKCFINFTAMTTQERFLPDYHSYIVNHTLGIYVYNYDIIALLMWKGVEHIFENDKLLLKGIDLSSNHLSGDIPSELENLVELVSLNLSRNNLTGKIPSGIGRLLSLESLDLSRNHLVGSIPSSLAQIDFLSVLDLSHNNLSGQIPTGTQLQSFNASSYEENQNLCGLPLEKMCPKDGPHQESLIKTQDENDGFIQAFFASMGLGFFVGFWGIFGTILFNRSWRHAYFRFLNNITEKVMSRWQRW; encoded by the coding sequence ATGGTTGATGACTACGGCATTCTCTCTTCGTGGAAGGGTCGTGATTGCTGCCATTGGAACGGTGTTCGCTGCAGCAACCTCACTGCCCATGTTATCAGTCTCGACCTTCACGGTGACTTCATCGTAAATGAATATTCCTACATAGAACGATTTTTGAGAGGTAAGATTCCCCGCTCGTTAGTGGAATTGCAGCACCTCAGGTACTTGAACCTCAATTCCAATCGTTTTGAAGATTACCATATCCCTGAATTCTTTGGTAACCTCACCAGCTTGAGGTATCTTGATTTGTCATCTTGTGGCTTTGGTGGAAGAATTCcaactcaatttggatctcttcCTCATTTAACATACTTGAATCTTTTTGACAATCGTTTAGAGGGTTCAATCCCTTATCAACTTGGAAATCTGTCCAAGTTGGAGTATCTTAATCTCGATCTAAATGATTTCCAAGGAACAATACCATCTCAACTTGGGAACCTTTCAAGCTTGCACGAGCTTTACCTTGCCGGTTCAGGTGATTCTCTCAAAATGAATGATGATGGACAATGGTTATCCACTCTTACCTCTTTAACCCATCTTGACTTGAGGTCTATATTGAATCTCAACAATTCCTATAACTGGATACAAGCCATCAGTAATATCTCCACACTAACAGAACTCAGCCTAATCAATTGTGCACTTTCAGATCATTTTATCTCTTCACAAACACCAATACTTTCCAAGTTCAAATTTCCTAATTCTCTTTCAATCTTGGATCTTTCTTATAACACCTTCACTCCTTCCCTGTTATTCCAATGGTTGTCCAATGTCACTTCCAACCTGGTTGAACTTGCCATTGATTCCAGCCTCTTAGAGGGTTCCACACCTGCCACATCAAATCATTTTGACATCACAATGCAATCACTTGAGCGGCTTCAAATATCTCATGATCAAATCACGGCCAGGGATTTCAAATCCTTTGCGAATATATGCACCTTATCTTCTTTGGAGGTGTTTGGTAGCGATTTGACTGAAGATTTGGAATCAATTCTTCATAATCTCTCTGCTGGCTGTGTCACTCACTCACTACAAGAGTTGTATTTGGAAAATAACCAGATGACTGGCTCAATACCTGAGGACCTTTCAATATTCCCATTTTTAAAAGAGTTGTCCCTTGATTTTAATCAGTTAAGAGGGAAAATACCTGACAATATCAGGTTGCCATCTCAGTTAAAGGCTTTGTCCATCATTTCGAACTCTATACAAGGTGGAATTCCAAAGTCATTTGGAAACATATGTAGTCTCGCATCATTAGACTTGTCCCACAACACTTTGACGGGAGAGCTTCCAGTTGCAATCCACCACTTGTCTGGATGCACAAGATACTCACTCCAATATTTGAATCTCCAATATAACCAATTCAACGGAACTTTGCCTGACATCTCAATTTTCCCATCTTTAACAGATTTATATTTGTCTCAAAATAAGCTAAATGGGAAGGTTCCTGAAGGAATTCAATTTCTGTCACAGTTGGAGACATTGATCATGAACTCAAACTCTTTGGAAGGGGTGATCACAGACTCTCTGTTTCATAATTTGTCTAAGTTGAAGGTCTTGGACTTAACTGGCAACTCATTCGTTTTGAAAATTAATCCTGATTGGATTCCACCTTTTCAGTTGCAAGTGATAATGTTGCAACATTGCATGGTGGGTCCGTATCTTCCAAAATGGTTGCAGACACAGAAAAACTTGATGCAACTTGATATTTCCAATGCTGGAATTTCGGATATCACTCCAGAGTGGTTTTGGGCTCTATCAACAAGGCTAAATAGGATGAACATTTCTTACAACAATCTCACTGGAATAATTCCAGATTTTCCATTGAGGCTTACGGAATATCCTTCTATAAATCTAGCTGCAAATCAATTTGAAGGCTCAATCCCGGCATTTTTACGAAGAGCTGTGTCCCTGGATCTGTCCAACAATAAATTTTCAGATGTTACTTCATTTGTATGTGCCAATGATACAGCTGAAGGATTAGGCCAATTAGATATTTCAAAGAATTATTTATCTGGTCAAATCCCTGATTGTTGGGAGAATTTTAAATCATTAGCATATATAGATGTGAGTAACAATAATTTTTCTGGACAAGTCCCCACTTCAATGGGATCAGTTGTTGAGCTTCGTGTATTGATATTGAGAAACAATAGCTTGACGGGGGAGCTTCCTTCCTCGATGAAGCATTGCAAAAATTTAGTGATGCTGGATGCAGGAGAGAACAAATTATCAGGAATCATTCCTTCTTGGATTGGAAGCAGCTTACAACAACTGCAAATGTTAAGCTTGCGGAAAAATCACTTTTTTGGAAGTATACCATCATCTCTTTGTTTTCTAAATGGCATTCGCTTCTTGGATCTCTCGGTTAATCATCTGTGGGGCCCAATTCCCAAATGTTTCATTAACTTCACTGCAATGACCACCCAAGAAAGGTTCTTACCAGATTATCATTCTTATATTGTCAACCACACTCTTGGAATATATGTGTATAATTATGATATAATTGCTTTGTTGATGTGGAAGGGTGTAGAACACATATTTGAGAATGATAAGCTGCTTCTAAAAGGTATTGATCTCTCAAGTAATCACTTGTCAGGAGACATTCCATCAGAGCTTGAGAATTTGGTGGAGCTAGTTTCATTGAATTTATCAAGAAATAACTTGACAGGAAAAATTCCTTCAGGAATTGGAAGGTTGTTATCATTGGAGTCTCTTGATTTGTCAAGAAACCATTTAGTTGGCTCCATTCCTTCTAGTCTTGCACAAATTGATTTTCTCTCTGTGTTGGATCTATCACATAATAATTTGTCTGGACAAATTCCAACTGGCACACAGTTGCAGAGTTTCAATGCCTCAAGCTACGAAGAAAATCAAAATCTCTGTGGGCTTCCTCTTGAAAAAATGTGTCCTAAGGACGGGCCACATCAAGAATCTTTGATCAAAACCCAAGATGAAAATGATGGTTTTATTCAGGCATTCTTTGCAAGCATGGGATTGGGATTCTTTGTTGGATTTTGGGGGATCTTTGGCACTATCCTCTTCAATCGCTCATGGAGACATGCTTACTTCCGGTTCTTGAACAACATAACAGAAAAAGTTATGTCAAGGTGGCAACGGTGGTAA
- the LOC112751887 gene encoding probable membrane-associated kinase regulator 6, producing the protein MESSHSHSSQPLSIESFSYSWLVNLKPSLESLDSSLRTSLDAYYSDEASSFIEMDPRMPPSKRFFPKNSNSNCSQDFKFDFPTSSQSQSDADQLFSNGYLMPLFVQSLKMEEYDDHGVLDSNLPSLNSSSNASNGTAAPSSSAHSRCPSLKRCRTLSRRIIQKYLNFLRPLCRKLRGQNHSKTSSNSSTEKVVKRSQSVKNRGYYSEASPRISVAYSADDWRKSCDSESSIYEAVLHCKRSIERRS; encoded by the exons ATGGAAAGTTCACATTCACATTCTTCACAACCTCTTTCTATTGAAAGCTTCTCTTATAGTTGGTTAGTGAACCTTAAACCTTCACTAGAGAGCTTAGATAGTTCATTGAGAACTTCTCTTGATGCTTATTATTCTGATGAAGCTTCTTCATTCATTGAGATGGATCCAAGAATGCCACCTTCAAAGAGATTCTTCCCAAAGAACAGCAACAGCAACTGCTCTCAAGATTTCAAGTTTGATTTCCCAACTTCTTCACAATCACAAAGTGATGCAGATCAATTGTTTTCCAATGGCTacctcatgcctctctttgtTCAATCATTGAAGATGGAAGAATATGATGATCATGGGGTCCTAGATTCCAATCTTCCAAGCCTAAATTCCTCTTCGAATGCGTCGAATGGCACGGCTGCGCCTTCTTCTTCGGCTCATTCGAGATGTCCTTCATTGAAAAGGTGCAGAACATTATCAAGGAGGATAATTCAAAAGTATCTGAATTTCTTAAGGCCCTTGTGTAGAAAACTGAGGGGTCAGAATCACAGCAAGACTAGTTCGAATTCGAGCACTGAGAAAGTTGTTAAGAGGAGTCAATCAGTGAAGAATAGGGGATACTATTCTGAAGCATCTCCTAGAATCAGTGTTGCTTATTCTGCAGATGATTGGAGAAAGTCTTGTGATTCTGAGAGCTCAATTTATGAAGCAGTTCTTCATTGCAAGAGATCAATTG AAAGAAGAAGCTAA
- the LOC112751880 gene encoding receptor-like protein EIX2 isoform X1 — translation MSVVMMRMNNLILIEAVLLLLVCATAAGGAVKCAERERQALLDFKAAMVDDYGILSSWKGRDCCHWNGVRCSNLTAHVISLDLHGDFIVNEYSYIERFLRGKIPRSLVELQHLRYLNLNSNRFEDYHIPEFFGNLTSLRYLDLSSCGFGGRIPTQFGSLPHLTYLNLFDNRLEGSIPYQLGNLSKLEYLNLDLNDFQGTIPSQLGNLSSLHELYLAGSGDSLKMNDDGQWLSTLTSLTHLDLRSILNLNNSYNWIQAISNISTLTELSLINCALSDHFISSQTPILSKFKFPNSLSILDLSYNTFTPSLLFQWLSNVTSNLVELAIDSSLLEGSTPATSNHFDITMQSLERLQISHDQITARDFKSFANICTLSSLEVFGSDLTEDLESILHNLSAGCVTHSLQELYLENNQMTGSIPEDLSIFPFLKELSLDFNQLRGKIPDNIRLPSQLKALSIISNSIQGGIPKSFGNICSLASLDLSHNTLTGELPVAIHHLSGCTRYSLQYLNLQYNQFNGTLPDISIFPSLTDLYLSQNKLNGKVPEGIQFLSQLETLIMNSNSLEGVITDSLFHNLSKLKVLDLTGNSFVLKINPDWIPPFQLQVIMLQHCMVGPYLPKWLQTQKNLMQLDISNAGISDITPEWFWALSTRLNRMNISYNNLTGIIPDFPLRLTEYPSINLAANQFEGSIPAFLRRAVSLDLSNNKFSDVTSFVCANDTAEGLGQLDISKNYLSGQIPDCWENFKSLAYIDVSNNNFSGQVPTSMGSVVELRVLILRNNSLTGELPSSMKHCKNLVMLDAGENKLSGIIPSWIGSSLQQLQMLSLRKNHFFGSIPSSLCFLNGIRFLDLSVNHLWGPIPKCFINFTAMTTQERFLPDYHSYIVNHTLGIYVYNYDIIALLMWKGVEHIFENDKLLLKGIDLSSNHLSGDIPSELENLVELVSLNLSRNNLTGKIPSGIGRLLSLESLDLSRNHLVGSIPSSLAQIDFLSVLDLSHNNLSGQIPTGTQLQSFNASSYEENQNLCGLPLEKMCPKDGPHQESLIKTQDENDGFIQAFFASMGLGFFVGFWGIFGTILFNRSWRHAYFRFLNNITEKVMSRWQRW, via the coding sequence ATGAGCGTAGTCATGATGAGGATGAATAATCTGATTCTGATTGAAGCTGTTTTACTTCTTCTTGTTTGTGCTACTGCAGCAGGAGGAGCGGTGAAGTGCGCAGAGCGGGAGAGGCAAGCACTGCTGGATTTCAAGGCCGCCATGGTTGATGACTACGGCATTCTCTCTTCGTGGAAGGGTCGTGATTGCTGCCATTGGAACGGTGTTCGCTGCAGCAACCTCACTGCCCATGTTATCAGTCTCGACCTTCACGGTGACTTCATCGTAAATGAATATTCCTACATAGAACGATTTTTGAGAGGTAAGATTCCCCGCTCGTTAGTGGAATTGCAGCACCTCAGGTACTTGAACCTCAATTCCAATCGTTTTGAAGATTACCATATCCCTGAATTCTTTGGTAACCTCACCAGCTTGAGGTATCTTGATTTGTCATCTTGTGGCTTTGGTGGAAGAATTCcaactcaatttggatctcttcCTCATTTAACATACTTGAATCTTTTTGACAATCGTTTAGAGGGTTCAATCCCTTATCAACTTGGAAATCTGTCCAAGTTGGAGTATCTTAATCTCGATCTAAATGATTTCCAAGGAACAATACCATCTCAACTTGGGAACCTTTCAAGCTTGCACGAGCTTTACCTTGCCGGTTCAGGTGATTCTCTCAAAATGAATGATGATGGACAATGGTTATCCACTCTTACCTCTTTAACCCATCTTGACTTGAGGTCTATATTGAATCTCAACAATTCCTATAACTGGATACAAGCCATCAGTAATATCTCCACACTAACAGAACTCAGCCTAATCAATTGTGCACTTTCAGATCATTTTATCTCTTCACAAACACCAATACTTTCCAAGTTCAAATTTCCTAATTCTCTTTCAATCTTGGATCTTTCTTATAACACCTTCACTCCTTCCCTGTTATTCCAATGGTTGTCCAATGTCACTTCCAACCTGGTTGAACTTGCCATTGATTCCAGCCTCTTAGAGGGTTCCACACCTGCCACATCAAATCATTTTGACATCACAATGCAATCACTTGAGCGGCTTCAAATATCTCATGATCAAATCACGGCCAGGGATTTCAAATCCTTTGCGAATATATGCACCTTATCTTCTTTGGAGGTGTTTGGTAGCGATTTGACTGAAGATTTGGAATCAATTCTTCATAATCTCTCTGCTGGCTGTGTCACTCACTCACTACAAGAGTTGTATTTGGAAAATAACCAGATGACTGGCTCAATACCTGAGGACCTTTCAATATTCCCATTTTTAAAAGAGTTGTCCCTTGATTTTAATCAGTTAAGAGGGAAAATACCTGACAATATCAGGTTGCCATCTCAGTTAAAGGCTTTGTCCATCATTTCGAACTCTATACAAGGTGGAATTCCAAAGTCATTTGGAAACATATGTAGTCTCGCATCATTAGACTTGTCCCACAACACTTTGACGGGAGAGCTTCCAGTTGCAATCCACCACTTGTCTGGATGCACAAGATACTCACTCCAATATTTGAATCTCCAATATAACCAATTCAACGGAACTTTGCCTGACATCTCAATTTTCCCATCTTTAACAGATTTATATTTGTCTCAAAATAAGCTAAATGGGAAGGTTCCTGAAGGAATTCAATTTCTGTCACAGTTGGAGACATTGATCATGAACTCAAACTCTTTGGAAGGGGTGATCACAGACTCTCTGTTTCATAATTTGTCTAAGTTGAAGGTCTTGGACTTAACTGGCAACTCATTCGTTTTGAAAATTAATCCTGATTGGATTCCACCTTTTCAGTTGCAAGTGATAATGTTGCAACATTGCATGGTGGGTCCGTATCTTCCAAAATGGTTGCAGACACAGAAAAACTTGATGCAACTTGATATTTCCAATGCTGGAATTTCGGATATCACTCCAGAGTGGTTTTGGGCTCTATCAACAAGGCTAAATAGGATGAACATTTCTTACAACAATCTCACTGGAATAATTCCAGATTTTCCATTGAGGCTTACGGAATATCCTTCTATAAATCTAGCTGCAAATCAATTTGAAGGCTCAATCCCGGCATTTTTACGAAGAGCTGTGTCCCTGGATCTGTCCAACAATAAATTTTCAGATGTTACTTCATTTGTATGTGCCAATGATACAGCTGAAGGATTAGGCCAATTAGATATTTCAAAGAATTATTTATCTGGTCAAATCCCTGATTGTTGGGAGAATTTTAAATCATTAGCATATATAGATGTGAGTAACAATAATTTTTCTGGACAAGTCCCCACTTCAATGGGATCAGTTGTTGAGCTTCGTGTATTGATATTGAGAAACAATAGCTTGACGGGGGAGCTTCCTTCCTCGATGAAGCATTGCAAAAATTTAGTGATGCTGGATGCAGGAGAGAACAAATTATCAGGAATCATTCCTTCTTGGATTGGAAGCAGCTTACAACAACTGCAAATGTTAAGCTTGCGGAAAAATCACTTTTTTGGAAGTATACCATCATCTCTTTGTTTTCTAAATGGCATTCGCTTCTTGGATCTCTCGGTTAATCATCTGTGGGGCCCAATTCCCAAATGTTTCATTAACTTCACTGCAATGACCACCCAAGAAAGGTTCTTACCAGATTATCATTCTTATATTGTCAACCACACTCTTGGAATATATGTGTATAATTATGATATAATTGCTTTGTTGATGTGGAAGGGTGTAGAACACATATTTGAGAATGATAAGCTGCTTCTAAAAGGTATTGATCTCTCAAGTAATCACTTGTCAGGAGACATTCCATCAGAGCTTGAGAATTTGGTGGAGCTAGTTTCATTGAATTTATCAAGAAATAACTTGACAGGAAAAATTCCTTCAGGAATTGGAAGGTTGTTATCATTGGAGTCTCTTGATTTGTCAAGAAACCATTTAGTTGGCTCCATTCCTTCTAGTCTTGCACAAATTGATTTTCTCTCTGTGTTGGATCTATCACATAATAATTTGTCTGGACAAATTCCAACTGGCACACAGTTGCAGAGTTTCAATGCCTCAAGCTACGAAGAAAATCAAAATCTCTGTGGGCTTCCTCTTGAAAAAATGTGTCCTAAGGACGGGCCACATCAAGAATCTTTGATCAAAACCCAAGATGAAAATGATGGTTTTATTCAGGCATTCTTTGCAAGCATGGGATTGGGATTCTTTGTTGGATTTTGGGGGATCTTTGGCACTATCCTCTTCAATCGCTCATGGAGACATGCTTACTTCCGGTTCTTGAACAACATAACAGAAAAAGTTATGTCAAGGTGGCAACGGTGGTAA